One genomic region from Octopus sinensis linkage group LG13, ASM634580v1, whole genome shotgun sequence encodes:
- the LOC115218398 gene encoding NADH dehydrogenase [ubiquinone] 1 alpha subcomplex subunit 9, mitochondrial, which produces MAAISRATVVQLGQIGQHIPPVFGCVYVNKRNAGSGTMAAMKRGRGGRSSFSGIVATVFGATGSLGTHVVNKLGKIGSQVIVPYRGEASEVLRLKLCGDLGQILFFPYNLRDDESIQKVMKYSNVVINMVGRDWETRNFKFNDVHVDGARRIARLARECGVERLIHFSSLNASPDPQKIFMKTGSEFLKSKHEGELAVREEFPDATIFRPSDIYGSEDRFLRYYASGWRRGRGHLPLWKKGTETIKAPVFVSDVAEGIMNAIKDPASIGQTYEAIGPNRYYLSDLMDYFYNILRWRGYKRIPISPVFLAKVWAFSYMPSYPLLNFEKLEREHITDVITGCPTLEDLGVKLTHIEERAVFELKPFRMYSYYYDQIGEFSEPQPPPIVA; this is translated from the exons AGCCATCTCGAGGGCAACTGTTGTCCAGCTCGGACAAATCG GGCAACACATTCCGCCAGTATTtggctgtgtgtatgttaatAAGAGAAATGCTGGCAGTGGTACAATGGCTGCAATGAAAAGAGGGCGTGGTGGACGTTCCTCATTTAGTGGAATTGTCGCAACAGTGTTTGGAGCGACTGGCTCTTTAGGGACACATGTTGTGAATAAACTTG GTAAGATTGGCTCTCAAGTCATTGTGCCATACAGGGGCGAGGCATCTGAAGTGTTACGACTCAAACTATGTGGTGACCTTGGACAGATTCTCTTcttt CCATACAACTTGAGGGATGATGAGTCTATCCAAAAAGTCATGAAGTATTCTAATGTTGTCATCAATATGGTCGGTCGTGACTGGGAAACAAG GAACTTTAAATTCAATGATGTCCATGTTGATGGTGCTCGCAGAATTGCTCGTCTTGCCAGGGAGTGTGGTGTAGAAAGACtcatccatttctcctctcttaaTGCTAGCCCAGATCCTCAAAAAATTTTTATGAAGACAGGATCCGAGTTCTTAAAATCCAAG CATGAAGGGGAGTTAGCAGTACGTGAAGAATTTCCTGATGCAACCATCTTCCGTCCTTCGGATATATATGGCTCTGAAGATCGATTCTTACGTTATTACGCTAGTGGGT GGCGTCGTGGTAGGGGGCATCTCCCGTTATGGAAGAAAGGCACTGAAACAATCAAAGCACCTGTGTTT GTATCTGATGTAGCTGAAGGTATCATGAATGCCATAAAAGATCCAGCTTCAATTGGACAGACCTATGAAGCCATTGG tcccAATCGTTATTATCTTTCTGATTTAAtggattatttttataatattctaCGATGGAGAGGATACAAGAGAATTCCAATATCTCCAGTCTTCTT AGCCAAAGTTTGGGCTTTTTCTTACATGCCCAGTTACCCTCTTTTGAACTTTGAGAAGCTTGAGCGG GAGCACATCACAGATGTCATTACAGGCTGCCCCACATTAGAAGACCTTGGGGTGAAACTGACTCATATTGAAGAACGTGCCGTGTTTGAACTGAAGCCTTTCCGAATGTATTCTTACTACTATGACCAGATTGGTGAATTTAGTGAACCTCAGCCACCACCAATTGTAGCATAA